Proteins encoded in a region of the Tumebacillus sp. BK434 genome:
- a CDS encoding N-acetylmuramoyl-L-alanine amidase, which yields MKITDLLLTNPDARPRRQITPKGVVLHWVANPGTTARNNRDYFQNGVSAAKQNWASAHYVVDDKEIIRCIPETEMAYHVGATSYNKTALQRFATSYPNDCLIGIELCHADWDGHFGKGTWAQAVELVADILRRWQLPVTAIVRHYDITGKECPRLMVRDPAVFAAFKADVERILHPPAPARKPGPAPDVPADHFAAAAVAWAYQHKISAGTDAAKHFAPDRPITRAEMIVLLKRTYDLLKGGESQ from the coding sequence ATGAAGATCACCGACTTGCTCCTGACCAATCCGGACGCCCGCCCGCGCCGCCAGATCACGCCCAAAGGCGTCGTCCTGCACTGGGTCGCCAACCCGGGCACCACCGCGCGCAACAACCGCGACTATTTTCAAAACGGGGTCAGCGCCGCCAAGCAGAACTGGGCATCGGCGCACTATGTGGTCGACGACAAGGAGATCATCCGCTGCATCCCTGAAACAGAGATGGCCTACCACGTAGGAGCGACTTCCTACAATAAAACTGCGCTGCAGCGCTTCGCTACATCCTACCCGAATGACTGTCTGATCGGCATCGAGCTCTGCCATGCCGACTGGGACGGTCATTTTGGCAAAGGCACCTGGGCGCAGGCGGTCGAGCTCGTCGCCGACATCCTGCGCCGCTGGCAGCTGCCCGTCACGGCGATCGTGCGCCACTACGACATCACCGGCAAGGAGTGTCCGCGCCTGATGGTGCGCGACCCGGCTGTGTTCGCCGCCTTCAAGGCGGATGTCGAGCGCATCTTGCATCCGCCGGCCCCCGCTCGCAAACCGGGCCCGGCGCCTGACGTTCCGGCCGACCACTTCGCGGCCGCAGCGGTCGCTTGGGCGTACCAGCACAAGATCTCGGCGGGCACCGACGCCGCGAAGCATTTTGCACCCGACCGGCCGATCACCCGCGCCGAAATGATCGTGCTGCTCAAGCGCACCTATGACCTCCTGAAAGGAGGTGAATCCCAATGA